In Helicobacter bilis, a genomic segment contains:
- a CDS encoding aromatic amino acid transport family protein, producing MYLATAIIIALNPSAKHKLTATLVCSQNLRKLEEHILKLKDAKQEFIAELKGHPKTKKLTFLEGVAMLVGTNIGIGILSIANTAKGAGFFPLLFWLIVGGILSTITMLYIAEATLRTKAHLQLTGLSVRYIGPVAKYLMFISVAVTAIGALIAYEAAAGKIIKEIFDIPEKWGSILFFIPASGVLWLGLKAIGRGEKQIIGIMFGILVALVIATFFKENLNFSNALEMHWDLVAILPIFNTVVFVYSSQYIVPEMARGFSHQPEMLPKAIVLGNFITFALLSLVPLSAIVLEGLENISPVVTTSWGRAIGEWTFLIANLFGLFAILTSYWGLGGMFITNIADQINKDADNNLTLRFVILLFVAVPPLAIVLLQLIDSIDQALYWPGVVGALILSFFPILILQNARKNGDHEAKWVCPPILTNWGAKITIILVYLFATLFSIAAKYGFLDKVISMLGM from the coding sequence ATGTATCTAGCAACCGCTATTATCATTGCATTAAATCCTAGTGCAAAACACAAACTTACCGCTACGCTCGTTTGTAGTCAAAATTTAAGAAAATTAGAGGAGCATATATTGAAATTAAAAGACGCTAAACAGGAATTTATCGCCGAACTCAAGGGGCACCCAAAGACAAAAAAGCTCACTTTCCTTGAAGGTGTGGCAATGCTTGTTGGGACAAATATAGGTATTGGAATCTTGAGTATAGCCAATACCGCAAAGGGTGCGGGATTTTTTCCACTTTTATTTTGGCTTATTGTTGGCGGTATTCTCTCAACTATTACTATGCTTTATATAGCTGAAGCTACATTGCGGACAAAAGCACATTTACAACTTACAGGACTTTCTGTCCGCTATATAGGACCGGTAGCAAAATATCTTATGTTTATCTCTGTGGCAGTTACTGCTATTGGGGCATTAATCGCCTATGAAGCCGCAGCAGGTAAAATCATAAAAGAAATATTTGATATCCCAGAGAAATGGGGTAGCATTTTATTTTTTATCCCAGCTTCAGGTGTGCTATGGCTTGGATTAAAAGCAATAGGAAGAGGGGAAAAGCAAATTATTGGTATAATGTTTGGTATCCTTGTAGCACTTGTTATAGCAACTTTTTTCAAAGAAAATCTCAATTTTTCAAATGCACTTGAAATGCACTGGGATTTAGTCGCTATTTTACCTATCTTTAACACGGTGGTATTTGTATATTCTTCACAATATATAGTGCCAGAAATGGCAAGAGGTTTTTCTCATCAACCAGAAATGCTTCCAAAAGCTATTGTGCTTGGCAATTTTATCACTTTTGCTCTTCTTTCTCTTGTTCCACTTTCTGCTATTGTATTAGAGGGGCTAGAAAATATCTCACCTGTTGTTACAACCTCTTGGGGTCGTGCGATTGGTGAATGGACCTTTTTAATTGCTAATCTTTTTGGATTATTTGCCATTCTTACTTCATATTGGGGGCTTGGTGGCATGTTTATTACAAACATTGCTGACCAGATTAATAAAGATGCAGACAATAATCTCACTTTACGCTTTGTTATCTTGCTATTTGTAGCTGTTCCACCTTTAGCTATCGTACTATTGCAACTCATTGATTCTATAGATCAAGCACTCTATTGGCCCGGTGTCGTGGGAGCTTTAATCCTTAGCTTTTTCCCTATTCTTATTTTACAGAATGCGCGTAAAAATGGCGACCATGAAGCAAAATGGGTATGTCCGCCTATACTGACTAATTGGGGAGCAAAGATCACCATTATTCTTGTGTATTTATTTGCTACACTCTTTAGCATCGCAGCAAAATATGGATTTTTAGATAAAGTCATTAGTATGCTTGGCATGTAG
- a CDS encoding NAD-dependent succinate-semialdehyde dehydrogenase, whose protein sequence is MSLNAQHLALLGHEFVSQSKKDGFIAVNNPATGEDLAFVYDIKEQELKDIVTKSQVAQKKWAALLAVERANILLKWYDLMLEHKQALAEILTQEMGKPLAEASGEIVYAANFIRWFAEECRRIDGDILQSAQQNQKLLVLKQPIGVCGAITPWNFPSAMITRKVAPALASGCSMIVKPATQTPLSAYALLVLAYKAGIPKDLLQVVTGKASMISKVLCESDIVRKITFTGSTEVGRTLMAQSANTIKKLSLELGGNAPFIVFDDANVDEAVKGMLASKFRNSGQTCVCANRIYVQSGIYDKVAQALKQEVEKLQVGNGLESGTTQGPLIDTKAVAKVEEHIADATSKGAKVLSGGKPHSKGLSFFEPTILTGVTKEMAVAREETFGPLAPLFKFDTEEEVVSMANNTEFGLAAYLYTNNAARQWRVGEALEYGIVGINTGIISTEVAPFGGVKQSGLGREGSKYGIDDYLEIKYMCVNLGN, encoded by the coding sequence ATGAGTTTAAACGCACAACATTTGGCGCTTTTGGGACATGAGTTTGTTTCACAAAGCAAAAAAGATGGATTCATAGCGGTTAATAACCCCGCAACAGGCGAAGACCTAGCATTTGTGTATGATATAAAAGAGCAGGAATTAAAAGATATTGTCACAAAATCGCAAGTCGCACAGAAAAAATGGGCAGCCCTTTTAGCAGTGGAGAGAGCAAATATCCTTTTAAAATGGTATGACTTAATGCTAGAGCATAAACAAGCATTGGCAGAGATTCTCACACAAGAGATGGGTAAGCCTTTAGCTGAAGCAAGTGGTGAAATCGTGTATGCGGCTAACTTTATCCGCTGGTTTGCTGAAGAGTGCAGACGCATTGATGGCGATATTTTACAATCTGCACAGCAAAATCAAAAGTTACTTGTATTAAAGCAGCCTATTGGTGTTTGTGGGGCTATCACTCCGTGGAATTTCCCTTCCGCTATGATTACAAGAAAGGTAGCACCAGCTTTAGCTAGTGGCTGCTCCATGATTGTAAAACCTGCTACGCAAACGCCTTTAAGTGCGTATGCGCTTTTAGTGCTTGCGTATAAAGCTGGGATTCCAAAAGATTTATTACAAGTTGTAACAGGTAAGGCAAGCATGATTAGCAAAGTGCTTTGTGAATCTGATATTGTGAGAAAAATCACTTTCACAGGTTCAACAGAAGTGGGCAGAACACTTATGGCTCAAAGTGCAAATACCATTAAAAAGCTTTCATTAGAATTAGGCGGCAATGCACCATTTATAGTATTTGATGATGCAAATGTTGATGAAGCTGTTAAAGGTATGCTTGCATCAAAATTCCGCAATAGCGGACAAACTTGCGTTTGTGCGAATAGAATCTATGTGCAAAGTGGAATCTATGATAAGGTAGCACAAGCCCTAAAACAAGAAGTGGAAAAACTACAAGTTGGCAATGGTTTAGAATCTGGCACAACGCAAGGTCCGCTTATTGACACAAAAGCCGTTGCAAAAGTAGAAGAACATATTGCTGATGCGACAAGCAAAGGTGCGAAAGTGCTAAGTGGTGGTAAGCCGCATTCTAAAGGATTAAGCTTTTTTGAGCCTACGATTCTAACCGGTGTTACAAAAGAGATGGCAGTAGCAAGAGAAGAGACTTTTGGTCCATTAGCTCCACTCTTTAAATTTGACACAGAAGAAGAAGTCGTATCTATGGCGAATAATACTGAATTTGGTTTAGCAGCATATCTTTACACAAATAATGCCGCAAGGCAATGGCGTGTCGGCGAAGCGTTAGAATATGGTATCGTTGGTATTAATACGGGTATTATCTCAACTGAAGTAGCACCATTTGGCGGCGTAAAACAAAGTGGTTTGGGTAGAGAAGGCTCAAAATATGGTATAGACGATTACCTTGAAATTAAATATATGTGTGTAAATTTGGGTAATTAG
- the gabT gene encoding 4-aminobutyrate--2-oxoglutarate transaminase, with amino-acid sequence MSDLMKRREDATPKGISVLCDWFVEKAENATLWDTNGKEYIDFAAGIAVLNVGHRHPRIIEAVKKQLDRFTHTAYQVTPYESYIALAEKINELAPISGKKKTCFFTTGGEATENAIKVAKAKTKRYGIIAFGGSFHGRTAAAVGMTGKVVPYKAELGIGMVGIYHGLYPNKLHNISVEDALKSLDHICKSSISPYDVAAIIFEPVQGEGGFNPAPKEFVEGLRAFADKYGIVLIADEVQTGFGRTGKMFAMEYHSVSPDIICMAKSLGGGFPISGIVGKAEVMDSVSAGGMGGTYAGSPLATEAGLEVLNIIKEEKLLERSNKLGEQLKTFLQGLGHKEIAEVRQIGSMVAVEFFKNNEPSSDIAKKVQTLAMPKGLLLLTCGSYGNVIRFLYPLTIPQEQFDKALNILKEVIAEAVK; translated from the coding sequence ATGAGTGATCTAATGAAACGCAGAGAGGATGCAACACCAAAGGGCATTAGCGTATTATGCGACTGGTTTGTAGAAAAAGCTGAAAATGCGACACTTTGGGATACAAATGGTAAAGAGTATATCGACTTTGCTGCTGGTATCGCGGTGCTTAATGTTGGACATCGACATCCACGCATAATTGAAGCTGTAAAAAAACAGCTCGATCGTTTTACACATACGGCATATCAGGTAACACCTTATGAAAGTTATATCGCGTTAGCAGAAAAAATTAATGAGTTGGCACCAATTAGCGGCAAGAAAAAAACTTGCTTTTTTACCACAGGTGGGGAGGCGACTGAAAATGCCATTAAAGTGGCAAAAGCAAAGACAAAGCGATATGGTATTATCGCTTTTGGCGGTAGCTTTCATGGTAGGACTGCAGCAGCAGTAGGTATGACAGGTAAAGTTGTGCCTTATAAAGCAGAACTTGGTATCGGTATGGTTGGAATCTATCATGGTCTCTATCCAAATAAACTCCATAATATCAGTGTAGAAGATGCGCTAAAAAGCCTTGATCATATTTGCAAAAGCTCTATATCGCCTTATGATGTTGCAGCTATCATTTTTGAGCCAGTGCAAGGTGAAGGTGGGTTTAATCCTGCACCTAAAGAGTTTGTTGAAGGTTTGCGTGCGTTTGCGGATAAATATGGCATTGTATTAATCGCTGATGAAGTGCAAACAGGCTTTGGTAGGACAGGCAAAATGTTTGCGATGGAATATCATAGTGTTTCACCCGATATTATTTGTATGGCAAAAAGTCTTGGCGGTGGATTCCCTATCTCTGGTATCGTAGGTAAAGCTGAAGTTATGGATTCTGTAAGTGCTGGTGGTATGGGCGGAACTTATGCTGGTAGCCCTCTTGCAACTGAGGCTGGACTTGAAGTATTAAATATCATAAAAGAAGAAAAACTTCTTGAGAGATCAAATAAACTTGGAGAGCAACTAAAGACTTTCTTGCAAGGTTTAGGACATAAAGAAATCGCTGAAGTGCGTCAAATAGGCTCTATGGTAGCAGTTGAATTTTTCAAAAACAATGAGCCAAGCAGTGATATTGCTAAAAAAGTGCAAACACTTGCTATGCCTAAGGGCTTATTACTGCTTACTTGTGGTAGCTATGGAAATGTTATTCGCTTCCTTTATCCGCTTACTATTCCGCAAGAGCAGTTTGACAAGGCATTAAACATTCTTAAAGAAGTTATTGCGGAGGCGGTAAAATGA
- the flgE gene encoding flagellar hook protein FlgE has protein sequence MLRSLWSGVSGLQAHQVALDVESNNIANVNTVGFKYSRASFVDMLSQVKQIATSPYKNGLGGQNDFSVGMGVGINATTKVFSQGNTQNTDVKTDLAIEGDGFFIISRDRGETKNYTRDGEFLFDAKGNLVTNGGYVVQGWNRPPIDQGSGSTMTDNEFFKVDNTGPLESIQIDPGMVMPARPTSKVTLRANLSAGRHVDDVVNVSALDSTTYTAADGISPKYDSKGNLTQMAEDFGALFNADGDSFALNENQGFWMSYKTSRLVNNVVTTKEPSVLYLNGQKVSFTNDSGLSGTSTLAAAVSAINAVRDKTGIEAYVDNGQLRLENRNEMDGDENTKNIIVTKSGTGAFANFVEGDKDITAFRYRYTKSNDPDSTTGQFKTTEDLRALMQYDANMIKSPGKEYKDSTASVSVTLNRFGMFEISNKDNDDGVTDNLQIMASAYSSGQVSSNILLRDAMRALNTASLIEGGSSVASGKFTHARHATSVDLFDTLGTKHTIRFEFIKSGGKEWTFRAIVPEPAQFIGGSADNPNMFEGGRVSFNNDGSLAGMNPPMLQFDPKNGAESPQRIELNFGKNQTFDGLTSVDKRSETYNIAQNGYNAGDLMDVRFDANGALLGAFSNGKTLALAQVGLANFANSAGLQAEGNNIFSETGNSGEPIIGAANTGRRGGVSGSKLEMSNVDLSRALTQLIVVQRGFQANSKAITTSDQILNTLLSLKQ, from the coding sequence ATGCTACGCTCATTATGGTCAGGTGTGAGTGGGCTTCAAGCTCACCAAGTTGCATTAGATGTAGAGAGCAACAATATTGCCAATGTTAATACCGTTGGCTTTAAATACTCTCGTGCATCTTTTGTAGATATGCTTTCTCAAGTAAAACAAATTGCTACTTCGCCCTATAAAAATGGACTTGGAGGGCAAAACGACTTTTCAGTTGGTATGGGTGTTGGTATCAATGCGACAACAAAGGTTTTCTCACAAGGTAACACACAAAATACAGATGTAAAGACTGATTTAGCTATTGAGGGAGATGGCTTTTTCATCATTAGTAGAGATAGGGGTGAGACAAAAAACTATACTAGAGATGGTGAGTTTTTGTTTGATGCAAAAGGGAATCTCGTAACAAATGGTGGTTATGTAGTGCAAGGTTGGAATAGACCGCCAATCGATCAAGGCTCTGGCTCTACAATGACTGATAATGAATTTTTCAAGGTAGATAATACAGGACCACTTGAAAGCATTCAAATTGATCCCGGTATGGTTATGCCTGCACGCCCTACAAGTAAGGTAACGCTTAGAGCAAACCTTAGTGCAGGAAGACATGTAGATGATGTGGTAAATGTCTCTGCTCTAGATTCTACAACTTATACTGCCGCTGATGGCATTAGTCCAAAGTATGATTCTAAAGGGAATCTTACTCAAATGGCAGAAGATTTTGGTGCGTTATTTAATGCTGATGGTGACTCTTTTGCGTTAAATGAAAATCAAGGCTTTTGGATGAGTTATAAGACTTCACGCCTTGTGAATAATGTAGTTACCACAAAAGAGCCAAGCGTATTGTATCTTAACGGACAAAAAGTAAGCTTTACAAATGATTCTGGATTATCTGGCACAAGCACACTTGCAGCAGCAGTGTCAGCGATTAATGCAGTGCGTGATAAAACAGGTATTGAAGCGTATGTAGATAATGGACAATTGCGACTTGAAAACCGCAATGAAATGGATGGCGATGAGAATACAAAAAATATCATCGTTACAAAAAGTGGGACAGGGGCATTTGCAAACTTTGTAGAAGGTGATAAAGACATCACAGCATTCCGCTATCGCTATACAAAGTCAAATGACCCAGATTCTACAACAGGGCAGTTTAAAACAACAGAAGATTTACGCGCATTAATGCAATATGATGCAAATATGATAAAAAGCCCGGGTAAAGAATATAAAGATAGCACAGCAAGCGTAAGCGTTACGCTTAATCGCTTTGGTATGTTTGAGATTTCAAACAAAGATAATGATGATGGTGTAACAGATAACTTGCAGATTATGGCAAGTGCATATAGCTCAGGGCAAGTATCAAGCAATATATTATTGCGTGATGCAATGCGTGCGTTAAATACCGCTTCACTTATTGAGGGTGGCTCAAGTGTAGCAAGTGGTAAATTCACACATGCAAGACATGCTACAAGTGTTGATTTATTTGATACTTTAGGCACAAAGCATACTATACGATTTGAGTTTATAAAAAGTGGTGGTAAAGAATGGACATTTAGAGCGATTGTGCCAGAACCAGCACAATTTATAGGTGGCAGTGCGGATAATCCAAATATGTTTGAGGGCGGTAGAGTGTCATTTAACAATGATGGTAGCTTAGCAGGTATGAATCCACCTATGTTGCAATTTGATCCAAAAAATGGTGCTGAATCTCCACAAAGAATTGAGCTAAACTTTGGTAAAAATCAAACTTTTGATGGCTTAACAAGCGTAGATAAGCGTTCAGAAACTTATAACATAGCACAAAATGGCTATAACGCTGGGGACTTGATGGATGTGCGATTTGATGCAAATGGTGCTTTGCTTGGTGCATTTAGTAATGGTAAAACTCTAGCATTAGCACAAGTAGGTTTAGCAAACTTTGCAAATAGTGCAGGTTTGCAAGCAGAAGGAAACAATATATTTTCTGAAACAGGCAATAGCGGTGAGCCAATCATAGGTGCAGCAAACACAGGACGAAGAGGCGGCGTGAGTGGGTCTAAGCTTGAGATGAGTAATGTGGATTTAAGTAGAGCTTTGACACAATTAATTGTCGTGCAAAGAGGTTTCCAAGCAAACTCAAAAGCTATTACGACATCAGATCAGATTCTAAACACACTTTTAAGCTTGAAGCAGTAG
- a CDS encoding DUF2972 domain-containing protein, protein MIIANPIFFAKYLKKHIEWLESDTFKKEYIDTITQKYNIKFDSMHDFINFTPPPPTNSQTTQNNQSLINSIQYPPLINPRHINYDTTYSGLAWALNLPLPNNYRFVRVASHGVGVNSTTRMFEALGVVEILTEDFHQKLGVESYKIYFEELQYNKYDYNFLTIIEYDINRCVDPDGYHKFLHLIQANVPVLCQMRDPIGLIRHMLNRNFVFKQHEKINLTSDYHEITKYLNRDDFTINDISNRFLFGYGRIFPQNALVSLIKHSYVRYIDMKEISTDTAFETFKKLSKEFGFKKPTKECKKPFTTNVFTGNLLMILPIYLYVDAEDIDNIYTKHNEANNENATINENAYLITIDFPKNTDEIDISPQVCSGINHTFSIYIKKDKYESLCADKKLHEAVFAYLTELISEIDFEVKRADKNLVREKDILEYLRHNKEERQKLKAILDPNLTHIKKHRPDIVNNWEYYMEFEEMCKQDNVVAK, encoded by the coding sequence ATGATTATTGCTAATCCTATATTTTTCGCAAAGTATCTTAAGAAACATATAGAGTGGTTAGAATCTGATACATTTAAGAAAGAATATATAGATACAATCACGCAAAAATATAATATAAAGTTTGATAGCATGCATGATTTTATCAATTTCACCCCCCCCCCCCCCACAAATAGTCAAACTACACAAAACAATCAATCTTTAATAAATTCCATCCAATATCCGCCACTCATAAATCCAAGGCATATTAACTACGACACTACATATAGCGGTTTGGCATGGGCGCTGAATTTACCTTTGCCAAACAATTATAGGTTTGTGCGGGTTGCTTCGCATGGTGTTGGTGTAAATTCAACAACTAGAATGTTTGAAGCTTTGGGTGTTGTTGAGATTCTTACGGAAGACTTTCATCAAAAGCTTGGCGTGGAATCTTATAAAATCTATTTTGAGGAGTTGCAATACAATAAGTATGATTACAACTTCCTTACCATAATCGAATACGACATTAATCGATGTGTAGATCCTGATGGTTATCATAAATTTCTCCATCTAATTCAGGCAAATGTGCCAGTCTTGTGTCAAATGCGTGATCCAATTGGATTAATAAGACATATGCTAAATAGAAATTTTGTGTTTAAACAACATGAAAAAATTAATCTTACTAGCGATTATCACGAAATAACAAAATATCTCAATCGAGATGATTTTACAATTAATGATATATCAAATCGTTTTTTATTTGGTTATGGCAGAATATTTCCTCAAAACGCCCTAGTATCTTTAATCAAGCATTCCTATGTCCGCTATATAGATATGAAAGAAATTAGTACTGACACAGCATTTGAAACCTTTAAAAAACTCTCAAAAGAGTTTGGTTTCAAAAAACCAACAAAAGAATGCAAAAAGCCTTTTACCACCAATGTTTTTACGGGTAATCTTTTGATGATATTGCCCATTTATCTCTATGTTGATGCTGAAGATATAGATAACATATATACAAAACACAATGAAGCAAACAATGAGAATGCAACAATAAATGAAAATGCGTATTTAATCACCATAGATTTTCCAAAAAACACCGATGAGATTGACATAAGCCCACAAGTTTGTAGCGGAATTAATCACACCTTTAGCATTTATATAAAAAAAGATAAGTATGAATCGCTTTGTGCTGACAAAAAATTACATGAAGCAGTTTTTGCATATTTAACCGAATTAATAAGCGAGATTGATTTTGAGGTAAAAAGGGCAGATAAAAACCTTGTAAGAGAAAAAGATATACTAGAATATTTACGACACAACAAGGAAGAAAGACAAAAGCTAAAAGCCATACTAGACCCAAACTTAACGCATATTAAGAAGCATAGACCAGACATTGTAAATAACTGGGAATATTATATGGAATTTGAAGAAATGTGCAAACAAGACAACGTGGTTGCTAAGTAA
- the bamA gene encoding outer membrane protein assembly factor BamA yields MRLLLLIFCMFSLSFAEVIQSVKVNNITYMSESLAKDIINIKSGEKLDYGKVDTAILALYKQGYFNDIYATFDNGVLQFFVKEKPAIASIELKGYGTQSEKETIYGQIGIKKGDTYDDIKLDKALETLKQMLEYKGYYGSVIEPSVVELSEGRAVAITLNVNRGDTIIIEKSYYEGATKLPKRKLESLSANKQRDFMGWLPGLNAGKLMLGEIELDSLRIQDSYMRNGFLDAQVSNPLLSVNMTNHKAQLYYNVSEGEQYKVSGISFVIDSEHKDEITEEELKKDLSAKIGEVFNIQNVRDDSQRIKLKVADLGYAYVAVNPDLKKNAEKQEVEVVFHIDFGKKVRINDVLITGNTRTGDRIIRREILIAPGDIYSLGKIQSSEIALKRIGYFENVRIDERRISEDSMDLVVNVTEGRTGELTFGIGYGSFYGLMVNASVNERNLFGSGFGASLYANVSFGGDFSFYNTSRTSFFTATQQAFNLSLTNPRILDSKWSLSMNLYYSRYLNYVYTQQSVGGGFTVGRLLLPTLRLNVGYDINKTDTFGFYNLYTGQAQPQYQKYYDSGNIDYTINNPNWDGKQNNGATQDCTTNPSSCSNNTTHEFLKYRTQGLWDRSYSGWDNAPIKSSITPSLVFDNTDDYYFPKNGNSTTLSLNIAGIGGDVYYTKLYAKTGFYFDISKWTKIDLIARYKAQGGYLFRYSPNHFLPLNDTFYMGGVGTIRGYSSYSITPLDSDGLRVGGDGIFTNSVELSYGLIPSAKMRVALYADYGILTYHGANGAANFKQYGTIYGNSSILARGAAGVAVEWVSPMGPIVIVIPMLWYGPTDPMGIGPSKIFSYGTANDIRASGGYLTNYPSFFEFTMGTRF; encoded by the coding sequence ATGCGTCTTTTATTACTTATTTTTTGTATGTTTAGTCTATCTTTTGCAGAAGTTATACAATCTGTAAAAGTGAATAATATAACTTATATGTCAGAATCTCTAGCAAAAGATATAATCAATATAAAATCAGGCGAAAAGCTTGATTATGGCAAGGTGGATACCGCTATCCTAGCCCTTTATAAGCAAGGCTACTTTAATGATATTTATGCGACTTTTGATAATGGAGTCTTGCAGTTTTTTGTGAAAGAGAAACCAGCCATTGCAAGTATTGAGTTAAAAGGCTATGGCACACAGAGTGAAAAAGAAACAATTTATGGACAGATTGGAATCAAAAAGGGCGATACCTATGATGATATAAAGCTTGATAAAGCCCTTGAAACACTCAAGCAAATGCTAGAATATAAGGGCTATTATGGCAGTGTGATTGAGCCTAGCGTAGTAGAGCTTAGTGAGGGCAGAGCAGTAGCAATTACCTTAAATGTTAATCGCGGGGATACAATCATCATTGAAAAAAGCTATTATGAAGGTGCGACAAAGCTACCAAAAAGAAAGCTAGAATCTCTTAGTGCGAATAAGCAAAGAGACTTTATGGGTTGGCTACCCGGGCTTAATGCTGGTAAGCTTATGCTAGGTGAGATTGAGCTAGATTCTTTAAGGATACAAGATTCTTATATGCGTAATGGTTTTTTAGACGCACAGGTGTCAAATCCACTTCTTTCAGTCAATATGACAAATCACAAAGCACAGCTTTACTACAATGTAAGCGAGGGAGAGCAGTATAAAGTCAGTGGAATCTCTTTTGTAATTGATAGTGAGCATAAAGATGAAATCACAGAAGAAGAGCTAAAAAAAGATTTAAGCGCTAAGATTGGCGAAGTCTTTAATATACAAAATGTAAGAGATGATTCACAACGCATAAAGCTAAAAGTAGCAGATTTGGGTTATGCTTATGTCGCAGTGAATCCAGACTTAAAAAAGAATGCAGAAAAGCAAGAAGTGGAGGTTGTATTTCACATTGACTTTGGTAAAAAAGTGCGTATTAATGATGTCTTAATCACAGGCAACACACGAACAGGGGATAGAATCATACGCCGAGAGATTCTCATTGCACCGGGTGATATTTACTCTCTAGGTAAGATTCAAAGCAGTGAGATTGCATTAAAGCGTATTGGCTATTTTGAAAATGTCCGCATTGATGAAAGGCGTATTAGCGAAGATTCTATGGATTTAGTCGTAAATGTTACAGAGGGTAGGACAGGGGAGCTTACCTTTGGTATCGGCTATGGTAGCTTTTATGGACTTATGGTCAATGCGAGTGTAAATGAGCGCAATCTCTTTGGTAGTGGCTTTGGGGCAAGTTTATATGCAAATGTAAGCTTTGGGGGCGATTTCTCTTTTTATAATACAAGCAGGACTAGCTTTTTTACCGCTACACAACAAGCCTTTAATCTAAGCCTTACAAACCCTAGAATCTTAGATTCTAAATGGAGTTTGTCTATGAATCTTTATTATAGTCGCTATCTTAACTATGTTTATACACAGCAAAGTGTAGGTGGTGGCTTCACTGTTGGACGATTATTACTTCCTACTTTAAGGCTTAATGTAGGCTATGATATTAATAAAACAGATACCTTTGGATTCTACAATCTCTACACAGGACAAGCCCAACCGCAGTATCAAAAATATTATGATTCTGGAAATATTGATTACACAATTAATAATCCAAATTGGGACGGAAAGCAAAACAATGGTGCAACACAAGATTGCACCACTAACCCTAGCTCTTGTAGCAATAATACAACTCATGAATTTCTAAAATACCGCACACAAGGCTTATGGGATAGAAGCTATTCTGGTTGGGATAATGCACCTATTAAAAGCTCTATTACCCCAAGCCTTGTATTTGATAATACAGATGACTACTATTTTCCTAAGAATGGTAACTCTACAACGCTTTCTTTAAATATCGCAGGTATTGGTGGTGATGTGTATTATACAAAGCTGTATGCTAAGACTGGATTCTATTTTGATATTAGTAAATGGACTAAAATCGATTTAATCGCACGATATAAGGCACAAGGGGGCTATCTCTTCCGCTATAGTCCAAATCACTTTTTACCGCTTAATGATACTTTCTATATGGGTGGTGTAGGCACAATCAGGGGATATTCAAGCTATTCTATTACACCGCTAGATAGCGATGGTTTACGCGTTGGTGGTGATGGAATCTTTACAAATTCAGTAGAGCTTAGCTATGGCTTAATCCCTAGTGCAAAAATGCGTGTAGCCTTATATGCAGATTATGGGATCTTAACCTATCATGGTGCAAATGGTGCGGCAAACTTTAAGCAATACGGCACAATTTATGGTAACTCAAGTATATTAGCAAGGGGTGCAGCAGGTGTTGCAGTCGAATGGGTATCGCCTATGGGACCCATTGTAATAGTAATCCCTATGCTATGGTATGGACCAACAGACCCTATGGGTATAGGACCTAGCAAAATCTTTAGCTATGGCACAGCAAATGACATTCGTGCAAGTGGTGGCTATCTTACAAACTATCCTAGCTTTTTTGAATTTACTATGGGGACTAGATTCTAA